From Plectropomus leopardus isolate mb chromosome 17, YSFRI_Pleo_2.0, whole genome shotgun sequence, a single genomic window includes:
- the LOC121956053 gene encoding B-cell receptor CD22-like, with product MLLEPKNLTWTLMLLFLPGALCSEWKLVNPQPHICAVKGSSVVILCSFYYPDTLRVERLMWGHVRSQRFSGRFISDKNIEKFATRFQYIGDMHHNCSLRIHHVEHNDAGKYAFRFITDSRGISWTGPAGSLEVVDLNISMTKPDGSRATKEGDSVNLTCINSCDGRNISSAFTWFKNGKPFHEGAVLYLSNISSKSSGNYTCSLKTHKGTTSGVINIDVEYGPKNTSVSGRPSTEVYTGSNTLVCSSHANPPVDNYTWFKKANDNIVDVGHQPVFFPGDGGQYFCSAANKHGSQNSSVVTVKIKPYWQTFIRDVLMTAAVAVPFMGIIIIAVRRLRGKEKTPKTDCEEDGIEDSDYVNWLNCDNQSQERIQCERGTTEVIYTSVHFNNERQSNMRHRTDSQTDENVIYITL from the exons ATGCTTCTTGAACCCAAAAACTTGACGTGGACACTGATGCTGCTGTTCCTGCCGG GTGCTCTTTGCAGTGAATGGAAATTGGTGAATCCGCAGCCACATATCTGTGCAGTGAAAGGCTCGTCAGTTGTCATTCTCTGTTCTTTTTACTATCCTGACACCCTGAGAGTGGAAAGATTAATGTGGGGTCATGTAAGGTCTCAACGTTTCAGTGGTCGCTTCATCTCTGACAAGAATATCGAAAAATTTGCCACAAGATTTCAGTATATTGGTGACATGCATCACAACTGTTCTCTACGAATACACCATGTGGAGCATAATGATGCAGGAAAATATGCTTTTAGATTCATAACTGACTCCAGAGGTATCAGTTGGACTGGCCCAGCTGGCTCATTAGAGGTTGTTG ATTTGAACATTTCAATGACAAAACCCGATGGGAGCAGAGCAACAAAGGAGGGCGACTCTGTGAATCTGACCTGCATAAACAGCTGTGATGGCAGAAACATTTCATCTGCTTTCACCTGGTTTAAGAATGGAAAACCCTTCCATGAAGGAGCTGTACTTTATTTAAGCAACATATCCTCCAAAAGCTCTGGAAACTACACTTGTTCgcttaaaacacacaaaggaacAACTTCAGGAGTCATAAATATTGATGTTGAAT ATGGCCCTAAGAACACGTCAGTGTCTGGCAGACCATCGACGGAGGTGTACACTGGCAGTAACACCCTCGTCTGCAGCAGCCATGCAAACCCCCCAGTGGACAATTATACTTGGTTTAAAAAGGCTAATGATAATATTGTGGATGTTGGACACCAGCCTGTGTTTTTCCCTGGTGATGGTGGTCAGTATTTCTGCAGCGCCGCCAACAAACATGGAAGTCAAAACTCTTCTGTTGTGACTGTAAAGATTAAAC CATATTGGCAAACCTTTATAAGAGATGTACTTAtgactgctgctgttgctgtgccTTTTATGGGGATCATTATCATTGCCGTCAGAAG ACTCCGTGGAAAAGAGAAGACACCAAAGACAGACTGTGAGGAGGACGGCATAGAG GATTCAGACTACGTCAACTGGCTCaactgtgacaaccaatcacaagaGAGGATTCAGTGTGAGCGAGGAACAACAGAAGTCATCTATACAAGTGTACACTTCAACAACGAAAGACAGTCAAACAT GAGGCACCGAACAGACTCCCAGActgatgaaaatgtgatttacatCACACTGTGA
- the LOC121957291 gene encoding neuropeptide B-like produces MEMPARLVFPIVVISVLVACSPTEAWYKQMAGPSYYSVGRASGLLSGIRRSPYVRRAEPEPSDGEQLATNSVFPEFTPQTFILKTMPICIKDITPDLQSCELFQEIKGSFKCKADIFLTLDSADCTAD; encoded by the exons ATGGAGATGCCAGCAAGACTCGTGTTCCCCATCGTGGTGATCTCCGTGCTAGTGGCTTGCAGTCCGACAGAGGCATGGTACAAGCAGATGGCCGGTCCCAGCTACTACTCGGTGGGCAGGGCGTCCGGCTTGCTGTCCGGTATCCGGAGGTCACCGTACGTCAGGAGAGCCGAGCCGGAGCCGTCAGACGGCGAACAGTTGGCGACCAACAGCGTGTTTCCTGAATTCACTCCGCAAACTTTCATCCTGAAGACGATG CCAATTTGCATCAAAGATATCACACCAGACCTGCAGAGCTGTGAACTCTTCCAGGAAATCAAGGGTTCATTTAAGTGCAAAGCGGACATCTTCCTCACTCTGGACTCTGCAGACTGTACAGCAGACTGA
- the LOC121956711 gene encoding guanine nucleotide-binding protein G(o) subunit alpha-like: protein MFCCLNILPVPLQICMGMCLQQDVTEEGKKAKLQSSKIEQDLFEHARTELNVMKILMLGAAESGKSTLIKQIKIIHSNGFSRQELISFKAAVLDNLLTSMKFVLRGMGMLRINLANKKNKMHARSILSCSQCIGDDQELLPFVAHAVSALWADQGVRAAAARGYEFELNDSALYFFENMSRIIAPKYVPTETDVLRVRVRTCGIIETQFQLNEMIFRLYDVGGQRSERRKWLRCFDCIQAVLFVVALSSYDMTQTEEPSGNRLQESLKLFTSICNNTVFSSSSLILFMNKTDLFRDKILHSGRHLRLYLSSYKGADGDVDAAAHHITAMFSSCNSSPEKPVYHHFTTATDTANIQVVFHMVIDQVMKENLEAVQLL, encoded by the exons ATGTTTTGCTGTCTGAATATACTGCCAGTTCCACTGCAG ATCTGCATGGGAATGTGTCTGCAGCAGGATGTCACAGAAGAGGGTAAAAAGGCTAAACTCCAGAGCTCTAAAATAGAGCAAGACCTTTTCGAACATGCCCGGACTGAGCTGAATGTGATGAAAATCCTCATGCTTG GGGCTGCAGAGAGTGGAAAGAGCACCCTGAtcaaacagattaaaataatCCATAGTAACGGCTTCTCCAGACAAGAGCTCATAAGTTTCAAG GCTGCAGTACTGGACAACCTGCTGACCTCTATGAAGTTTGTTCTTCGAGGAATGGGGATGCTGAGGATTAACCTTGCAAACAAGAAGAACAAG ATGCACGCCCGCTCCATCCTGTCCTGCAGTCAGTGTATTGGCGACGACCAGGAGCTGCTTCCTTTTGTGGCTCATGCCGTCTCTGCGCTTTGGGCCGACCAGGGCGTGCGAGCAGCTGCAGCCAGGGGTTACGAGTTTGAGCTGAATGACTCTGCACTCTA TTTCTTTGAGAACATGAGTCGAATCATCGCTCCCAAATACGTTCCCACCGAGACAGATGTTCTAAGAGTGAGAGTGCGGACCTGTGGAATCATTGAGACGCAGTTTCAACTTAATGAAATGATCTTTCG gttgtaTGATGTCGGAGGCCAGCGCAGTGAGAGGAGGAAGTGGCTCCGCTGCTTTGACTGTATTCAggctgtgttgtttgttgtggcCCTCAGCAGCTATGATATGACACAGACGGAGGAGCCTTCAGGG AATCGGCTGCAGGAAAGTCTCAAACTTTTTACTTCCATCTGCAACAATACAGTCTTCAGTAGCTCCTCACTG ATTCTGTTTATGAACAAAACTGATCTTTTCCGTGACAAAATCCTACACTCTGGAAGACACTTGAGATTGTACCTCTCTAGTTACAAAG GAGCAGATGGTGACGTGGATGCTGCAGCCCACCACATCACTGCCATGTTCTCATCATGTAACAGCAGCCCTGAAAAACCCGTGTACCACCACTTCACCACCGCCACAGACACCGCTAACATACAGGTCGTCTTCCACATGGTCATAGATCAGGTTATGAAGGAGAATCTAGAGGCTGTCCAGCTGctgtaa